GTCCAAGCGATCCGGGCCGTCCGTCCTACGCCCCAGCCGGCGGCTCCGAAGGCGGCGAAACACAGCCCGCCCGTCGCCGACGCGGCCAGCAGCGCCGCGATCAGCCCCTTCGGCACCCAATTTTTGTAATCGGCTTTCATGATACAAATGCGCCCCCTTCCTGTCAATCCGCTTTCGGCTTGCGGCCGACGACGGTATAGATCAGCCCGCGCAGCCGTTCGTTTCTGATCACCGCGAAGCCGTGACGCTCCATGCGCGCCGCGGCGGCGTGCCGGTTTTCGCTGCGGCAGTCGCCGCTTCGCAGCAGCGGGAAAATGATGCGGTTGTCGAGCCACGCCCCCAGTCCGCCGACGCCCGTGTCGGAGAGCAGATACAGCCCTCCCGGCCTCAAAACGCGATAAACTTCCCGCACGGCCTCGTCGGCGTAGGGATAATGGTGAAAGCTCTGGATGCACGTGACGACGTCGAAAACGCCGTCCTTCCAGGGCAGTTTGTCGGCGCTTCCCAAAACGAATTCCGCGCCGGGGATCTTTTTCCCGCGCGCGACGTCGATCATCCCTTCCGAGATGTCAAGCCCCTTGTAAACGGCGCGCCGCTGCCGGGCCAGTCCGTCGAGAAGAAAGCCCGTGCCGCAGCCGACGTCGAGCAGCGATTCGTATCGTATCTCCCGGAGATACGCCAGCGCGTCGGCGCCGCTGACCCTGGCCGGGCCGGAATAGTACATGCCGGTGTTTTCGTCGTAGACGGCGGCCTGTCTGTTGAAATGACGGCGGGAAAGTTCTTCGTAATTTTTCGTGCCGA
This sequence is a window from Pyramidobacter sp. YE332. Protein-coding genes within it:
- a CDS encoding class I SAM-dependent methyltransferase, which gives rise to MYYSGPARVSGADALAYLREIRYESLLDVGCGTGFLLDGLARQRRAVYKGLDISEGMIDVARGKKIPGAEFVLGSADKLPWKDGVFDVVTCIQSFHHYPYADEAVREVYRVLRPGGLYLLSDTGVGGLGAWLDNRIIFPLLRSGDCRSENRHAAAARMERHGFAVIRNERLRGLIYTVVGRKPKAD